In a genomic window of Desulfosporosinus sp. Sb-LF:
- a CDS encoding phosphoribosyltransferase family protein, with product MNSTISSVFSPKKHIYNLEGQRLTVKITNNPFDFSPHTLFSLAARKNKKRGFLFVSNVLGKHVPVNPFIPMLAGVALAVKFLSEIHGVYHADTQAIVKALKGEEPAKRIYELMVQRSLVVLSEETLFIGFAETATGLGHAAFSLFDNAHYLHTTREQIPLLDSELNFTEDHSHAVNHRCYPLDTKSLESSKMIVLVDDEITTGNTALNIIRAIHGKFPKSDYVVLSLLDWRTTEDRSVFSKLEQQLDTKIHTISLLKGEIAVDGDPIREPIDRVDSTVGTDGFEEAHVFPELKFLDIPDRVKVCSKDSTGYKNVSPYLKLTGRFGLSSKDNLKLVRLAKDIGEELKKDRMGEKTLCLGTGEFMYFPMLVAAHMGEGIRYHSTTRSPIYPFAKPQYAIQNGFAYISPDEASITNYLYNVPLQYYDEVYLFMEREVSHERLVPMLTIFRELGIPRLVLVMGTSGKEVPLDD from the coding sequence ATGAACAGCACAATTTCATCTGTCTTCTCACCGAAGAAGCATATATACAATCTTGAAGGGCAAAGATTAACGGTTAAGATAACGAATAATCCCTTTGATTTCTCCCCTCATACGTTATTTTCCTTAGCAGCTAGGAAAAACAAGAAACGAGGATTTCTGTTTGTCAGCAATGTACTTGGAAAACATGTACCCGTCAATCCCTTTATTCCGATGTTGGCGGGGGTGGCACTCGCTGTTAAATTTCTGAGTGAAATCCATGGGGTGTATCATGCCGACACCCAAGCGATCGTAAAGGCCCTAAAGGGTGAAGAACCTGCGAAAAGAATTTATGAATTAATGGTACAACGATCACTTGTTGTCCTCTCGGAGGAAACTTTATTCATAGGCTTTGCTGAAACGGCCACTGGATTAGGGCATGCAGCGTTTAGCTTATTTGACAATGCTCACTATCTGCACACGACACGTGAACAGATACCTCTATTAGACTCGGAACTCAATTTTACGGAAGACCATTCTCACGCGGTTAATCATCGGTGTTATCCACTGGACACTAAGTCACTTGAGAGTTCAAAAATGATCGTTCTAGTTGATGACGAAATTACAACGGGAAATACGGCCCTGAATATTATTCGGGCAATCCACGGCAAGTTTCCGAAGTCGGATTACGTGGTGCTATCCTTATTAGATTGGAGAACGACAGAAGACCGATCGGTTTTTTCAAAGCTGGAACAACAGCTCGACACAAAAATTCATACCATTTCTCTCCTAAAGGGGGAAATAGCGGTAGATGGGGATCCTATTCGTGAGCCAATAGATCGTGTTGACTCTACTGTGGGGACGGATGGCTTCGAAGAAGCTCATGTTTTTCCAGAACTGAAGTTTCTCGATATTCCAGATAGGGTTAAAGTTTGTTCGAAAGACTCTACAGGGTATAAAAATGTTTCACCCTATCTGAAATTAACAGGAAGATTTGGCTTGTCGAGCAAAGACAATTTAAAACTTGTGCGATTAGCAAAAGACATCGGTGAAGAGCTAAAAAAAGATCGGATGGGTGAAAAGACACTTTGTTTGGGAACCGGGGAATTCATGTATTTCCCCATGCTCGTCGCTGCCCACATGGGAGAAGGTATTCGTTATCATTCGACAACGAGGAGTCCAATTTACCCTTTTGCGAAACCGCAATACGCGATTCAAAATGGCTTTGCTTACATTAGTCCTGACGAAGCAAGTATTACTAATTATCTATATAACGTGCCTTTGCAGTACTACGATGAAGTATATTTATTCATGGAAAGGGAAGTTTCTCACGAGCGATTGGTACCAATGTTAACGATTTTTCGAGAATTAGGTATTCCACGTTTGGTTTTAGTGATGGGTACATCAGGGAAAGAGGTGCCTTTAGATGATTGA
- a CDS encoding cysteine protease StiP family protein — MIDKFFADRIPDPLSIGCYNTNDVIFLLKNLNGLLSETDLETREKRIQSGGHYSEMLPIEYVPSKEYLNLFHETLSKNATKVAEAVRVVAELILKRNGPKVVLVSLARAGTPIGVLIKRYLLEIHDLDLPHYSISIIRGKGIDENAILYILQNHPESKIQFIDGWTGKGAITAVLSQACTEFTVRFGYELDSDLAVLADPGYCVKTFGTREDFLIPSACLNSTVSGLVSRTVCRMDLIGDKEFHGVRFYEELLQEEVSNLFVDTISAEFKKLRQCPFGFGETKDHAEVTWQGIKGINTIMEKFRIEDINFIKPGIGETTRVLLRRIPERILVDNLENPNLKHILLLSKDKGVPVEEYPDLTYSCCGIVRRL; from the coding sequence ATGATTGACAAATTCTTCGCTGATCGAATTCCAGATCCACTTTCCATAGGATGTTATAACACTAATGACGTCATCTTTCTACTTAAAAACCTTAATGGCTTATTGTCGGAAACTGATTTGGAAACGCGTGAGAAAAGAATCCAGTCGGGCGGTCATTATTCGGAAATGCTGCCGATCGAATATGTACCGAGCAAAGAGTACCTGAATCTTTTTCACGAGACGTTAAGTAAAAATGCTACTAAGGTCGCTGAAGCTGTCAGAGTGGTAGCTGAACTTATCCTGAAGAGGAACGGACCTAAGGTAGTTCTAGTTTCCTTAGCCCGTGCGGGTACCCCGATAGGAGTTTTAATTAAACGTTATCTTCTGGAAATTCACGACTTGGATTTACCACACTATAGTATTTCCATTATTCGGGGCAAGGGAATTGATGAAAATGCTATACTGTATATCTTGCAGAACCACCCTGAATCCAAGATCCAGTTTATTGATGGCTGGACAGGTAAAGGCGCGATCACAGCCGTTTTGAGCCAAGCGTGTACTGAGTTCACAGTTAGATTTGGTTACGAGTTAGATAGTGACTTAGCAGTTCTTGCCGATCCTGGGTACTGTGTAAAAACGTTTGGTACAAGGGAAGACTTCTTAATTCCCAGTGCGTGCCTAAATTCTACTGTCTCTGGGCTAGTGAGTCGCACTGTTTGTCGCATGGATCTTATCGGAGATAAGGAGTTTCACGGGGTTCGATTTTATGAAGAACTCCTGCAAGAAGAGGTATCCAATCTCTTTGTCGATACAATATCCGCGGAGTTTAAAAAGCTCAGACAATGCCCTTTTGGCTTTGGGGAGACCAAGGACCATGCTGAGGTTACCTGGCAAGGTATAAAAGGGATAAATACAATCATGGAAAAATTTAGGATTGAGGATATTAACTTCATTAAACCAGGCATTGGAGAAACTACGAGAGTTCTCTTGCGGCGGATACCCGAGAGAATTCTGGTGGATAATCTGGAAAACCCTAACTTGAAGCATATTCTACTGCTATCTAAGGATAAAGGGGTACCTGTTGAGGAGTACCCAGATCTTACGTATTCATGTTGCGGTATTGTACGGCGACTTTAA